A region from the Natronomonas salsuginis genome encodes:
- the rqcH gene encoding ribosome rescue protein RqcH, translating into MDKKRAMTSVDLAALVGELREYTGAVVDKAYLYGDDFVRLKMRDYDRGRIELVIETGDPKRAHVAVPEYVPDAPGRPPNFAMMLRNRIAGANFEGVEQYGFDRILTFRFEREDATTLIVAELFGDGNVAVMNEDREVIDCLDTVRLTSRTVAPGSQYDYPDERFSPLDCDYEAFAAKMAQSDTDLVRTLATQLNFGGLYAEELCTRAGVEKTVDIAEATEAHYEALFGALERLREPILEGRTEPRLYEDDERVVDATPLPLEEHEAAGYVATAFESFNGAIDEYFHRLETESDEPKATGDDGPDFQSEIEKYERIIEQQEGAIEAYDEQADEEQQKAESLYGNYDLVDEICSTIRGARDEGVPWDEIEATFETGAEQGIEAAEAVVSIAAAEGTVTIDLGEGHIELDPFVGVEKNADRLYTEAKRVREKKEGAQAAIEDTRENLADVKRRREEWENEDGDEEPDDDGEAFETDYTAMASVPVRYDEKWFERFRWFRTSDGFLVLGGRNADQNEELVKKYMDPSDRFFHAQAHGAPVTILKATEPDEPARDVDIPDRSKREAAQFAVSYSSVWKDGKFEGDVYEVGADQVSKTPESGEYIEKGSFVIRGDREYYRDVAVGVAVGITCEPDTRVVGGPPSAIEPITETSIRLEPGQYAQNDIAKRLYRTFRERFEDTSFVRKIASADRIQEFCPPGGSRMIDE; encoded by the coding sequence ATGGACAAAAAGCGGGCGATGACGAGCGTCGACCTCGCCGCCCTCGTCGGCGAGCTGCGGGAGTACACCGGCGCGGTCGTCGACAAGGCGTACCTCTACGGCGACGACTTCGTCCGGCTGAAGATGCGCGATTACGATCGTGGGCGGATCGAGCTCGTCATCGAGACGGGCGATCCGAAGCGCGCGCACGTCGCCGTCCCGGAGTACGTCCCCGACGCCCCCGGACGGCCGCCGAACTTCGCGATGATGCTCCGAAACCGCATCGCCGGCGCGAACTTCGAAGGCGTCGAGCAGTACGGCTTCGATCGGATCCTCACCTTCCGGTTCGAGCGCGAGGACGCGACGACGCTCATCGTCGCGGAGCTGTTCGGCGACGGCAACGTCGCGGTCATGAACGAGGACCGCGAGGTGATCGACTGTCTGGACACCGTCCGGTTGACCTCTCGGACCGTCGCCCCTGGCTCGCAGTACGACTATCCAGACGAGCGGTTCAGTCCCCTCGATTGCGACTACGAGGCCTTCGCCGCGAAGATGGCCCAATCGGACACCGATCTCGTTCGGACGCTCGCGACGCAGCTCAACTTCGGCGGCCTCTACGCCGAGGAGCTATGTACCCGAGCCGGCGTCGAGAAGACCGTCGATATCGCCGAGGCGACCGAGGCGCACTACGAGGCGCTGTTCGGCGCGCTCGAGCGGCTTCGAGAGCCGATCCTGGAAGGACGGACCGAACCGAGGCTCTACGAGGACGACGAGCGAGTCGTCGATGCAACGCCGCTGCCCCTCGAAGAGCACGAGGCGGCTGGCTACGTCGCGACCGCCTTCGAGAGCTTCAACGGCGCGATCGACGAGTACTTCCATCGCCTCGAAACCGAGTCGGACGAGCCCAAAGCGACCGGCGACGACGGCCCCGACTTCCAATCGGAGATCGAGAAGTACGAGCGCATCATCGAACAGCAGGAGGGCGCGATCGAGGCGTACGACGAGCAGGCCGACGAGGAACAGCAAAAAGCCGAATCCCTCTACGGCAACTACGATCTCGTCGACGAGATTTGTTCGACGATCCGAGGCGCGCGCGACGAGGGCGTTCCGTGGGACGAGATCGAAGCGACGTTCGAAACCGGTGCTGAGCAGGGAATCGAGGCCGCCGAAGCCGTCGTATCTATCGCCGCCGCCGAGGGAACGGTGACGATCGATCTCGGCGAGGGACACATCGAACTCGACCCGTTCGTCGGCGTCGAAAAGAACGCGGATCGGCTCTACACCGAGGCCAAGCGCGTTCGGGAGAAAAAGGAGGGCGCACAGGCCGCGATCGAGGACACGCGAGAGAATCTTGCGGACGTCAAACGCCGTCGCGAGGAGTGGGAGAACGAGGACGGCGACGAGGAGCCGGACGACGACGGCGAGGCGTTCGAGACAGATTACACGGCCATGGCCTCGGTTCCGGTCAGATACGACGAGAAGTGGTTCGAGCGGTTCCGGTGGTTCCGGACGAGCGACGGCTTCCTCGTGTTGGGCGGGCGCAACGCCGACCAGAACGAGGAGCTCGTCAAGAAGTACATGGACCCGTCGGATCGGTTCTTCCACGCACAGGCCCACGGTGCGCCGGTCACGATACTGAAAGCGACCGAACCGGACGAGCCGGCGCGCGACGTCGACATCCCGGATCGGAGCAAACGCGAGGCCGCGCAGTTCGCGGTGTCGTACTCGTCGGTTTGGAAGGACGGCAAGTTCGAGGGCGACGTCTACGAGGTCGGTGCCGATCAGGTGTCGAAGACGCCCGAGAGCGGCGAGTACATCGAGAAAGGGAGCTTCGTCATCCGCGGTGATCGCGAGTACTACCGCGACGTGGCCGTCGGCGTCGCGGTGGGCATCACGTGCGAACCGGACACGCGCGTTGTCGGCGGCCCGCCGTCGGCGATCGAGCCAATCACCGAGACGTCGATCCGGCTCGAACCGGGCCAGTACGCCCAAAACGACATCGCGAAACGGCTCTATCGAACGTTCCGCGAGCGGTTCGAAGACACGAGTTTCGTGCGCAAGATCGCGAGCGCAGACCGGATTCAGGAGTTCTGTCCGCCCGGCGGCAGTCGAATGATCGACGAGTGA
- a CDS encoding DUF4013 domain-containing protein, with product MFREALDYPTRPTEGGRSVILGGLTLIVVAAFVAVTGLEPPYAYLAVFGLLPWLLVRGYYLRVVRTTIGRDRPTPPRFDDVRRLLRDGATAICIAAVYLLPGVAVLGPLIAIQVFELDLAARLPGSIPGSVSLVVVSIAGVLAIVAFMFLIGAFYVLPVAVARFAHTDDFRAAFEFRTVVAGATTEDYAIAWGVSIVLQALLLPIAFLFRILLVGFFLQFLVSSGVRYCYGQGVGAALGLEPVPASHERQDPSDWKVRPAVTRLDDATRAKRFGHRSSNQELAPAIRRIDEGSWPARRER from the coding sequence ATGTTCCGGGAGGCGCTCGATTATCCGACGCGGCCGACGGAAGGCGGCCGATCGGTCATCCTCGGCGGGCTGACGCTCATCGTCGTCGCCGCCTTCGTCGCGGTCACCGGGCTCGAACCGCCCTACGCGTATCTCGCCGTGTTCGGGCTTCTCCCGTGGCTGCTCGTCCGCGGCTACTACCTTCGGGTCGTCCGCACGACGATCGGTCGCGACCGCCCGACGCCGCCAAGATTCGACGACGTTCGCCGACTGCTGAGGGACGGCGCGACGGCGATATGCATCGCGGCCGTCTATCTGCTGCCGGGCGTCGCCGTCCTCGGACCGCTGATCGCGATCCAGGTGTTCGAACTCGACCTCGCGGCACGCCTTCCCGGGTCGATTCCGGGATCGGTGTCGCTCGTCGTCGTCTCCATCGCCGGCGTCCTCGCTATCGTCGCGTTCATGTTTCTCATCGGAGCGTTCTACGTGCTTCCGGTCGCTGTCGCTCGGTTCGCTCACACCGACGACTTTAGGGCCGCGTTCGAGTTTCGAACCGTCGTCGCAGGTGCGACGACCGAGGACTACGCCATCGCGTGGGGGGTTTCGATCGTCCTACAGGCGCTGTTGTTGCCGATCGCGTTCCTCTTTCGAATCCTCCTCGTCGGCTTCTTCTTGCAGTTTCTCGTCTCGTCGGGCGTCCGGTACTGCTACGGGCAGGGCGTCGGCGCGGCGCTCGGGTTGGAGCCGGTGCCGGCGTCGCACGAACGGCAGGATCCGAGCGATTGGAAGGTTCGCCCAGCAGTAACGCGGCTCGACGACGCGACGCGTGCCAAGCGGTTCGGACACCGTTCGAGCAATCAAGAACTCGCCCCGGCAATCAGACGGATCGATGAGGGCTCGTGGCCCGCCCGCCGGGAACGATGA
- a CDS encoding mRNA surveillance protein pelota produces MRIADRTSVEGGRERITVVPESLDDLWHLTYVLEPGDAVSADTTRRIQRDDDMTRDTGGQREPMWIELEVTDVEFAKFANRLRVGGEIVDCSREDQLGFHHTFNVEGHDELTIEKVWQVDQLERLQEAVETAEQPDVAIVSVEEGEAHIHTVAQYGVEERATITGTTGKGEYARGRDELFDELASIVRRLDVEAIILAGPGFTKQDALDHIEDAAPEAAEKIQMVDTASVGDRGVHEVLKRGAVDRIQTETRISKEAELIDELMAQIAEGAKAAYGIDEVAKAAEFGAVETLLVLDERLREERAGEGEWDLDVNDIIANVERQGGEVTVFSHEFDPGQQLANLGGIAAVLRYRLS; encoded by the coding sequence ATGCGTATTGCCGACCGCACGAGTGTCGAGGGGGGACGCGAACGGATCACCGTCGTCCCCGAGAGCCTCGACGATCTGTGGCATCTCACCTACGTTCTCGAACCCGGCGACGCCGTCTCGGCCGACACCACTCGCCGCATCCAACGCGACGACGACATGACGCGTGACACGGGTGGCCAGCGCGAACCGATGTGGATCGAACTGGAGGTGACGGACGTCGAGTTCGCCAAGTTCGCGAACCGGCTCCGCGTCGGCGGCGAGATCGTCGACTGTTCGCGGGAAGACCAGCTCGGCTTTCACCACACGTTCAACGTGGAGGGACACGACGAACTGACGATCGAGAAGGTCTGGCAGGTTGACCAACTCGAACGCCTACAAGAGGCCGTCGAAACGGCTGAACAGCCCGACGTGGCCATCGTCTCCGTCGAGGAAGGTGAAGCGCACATCCACACCGTCGCCCAGTACGGCGTCGAGGAACGCGCGACGATCACCGGGACGACCGGGAAGGGCGAGTACGCCCGCGGTCGAGACGAACTGTTCGACGAACTGGCGTCGATCGTCCGACGGCTCGACGTCGAGGCGATCATCCTCGCCGGCCCCGGCTTCACGAAACAGGACGCGCTCGATCATATCGAGGACGCCGCACCCGAAGCCGCCGAGAAGATCCAGATGGTCGACACCGCGAGCGTCGGCGACCGGGGCGTCCACGAGGTACTGAAACGCGGGGCGGTCGACCGTATCCAGACGGAGACGCGCATCTCGAAGGAAGCCGAGCTCATCGACGAGTTGATGGCGCAGATTGCCGAAGGTGCCAAGGCCGCCTACGGGATCGACGAAGTGGCGAAAGCCGCCGAGTTCGGGGCCGTGGAAACGCTGCTCGTGCTCGACGAACGGCTCCGCGAAGAGCGGGCGGGCGAGGGCGAGTGGGACCTCGACGTCAACGACATCATCGCGAACGTCGAGCGACAGGGCGGCGAGGTGACGGTTTTCTCCCACGAGTTCGACCCGGGACAACAACTCGCGAACCTCGGGGGGATCGCGGCGGTGCTTCGGTACCGGTTGAGCTAA
- a CDS encoding aminopeptidase: MTGANPRDDDPPFGGVDESELYGEDQLNPTPEQHERLKNGLHGPLFDDIRRAERRYLVVGSGTGETGERRRAVCNRLDRRLDAIAFRLEDFGFTGDELDLWAPAFDVLSGMASHIVGVIEDYDGGHVWELGFLYHQQTTVRDHLWVLKRIYDDETVHRERYDNGMAASHLTALENAVGERVLTWRDTDELFDAIDSLP, translated from the coding sequence ATGACCGGCGCCAATCCCCGGGACGACGACCCCCCGTTCGGCGGCGTCGACGAGAGCGAACTGTACGGCGAAGATCAGCTGAATCCGACCCCCGAGCAACACGAACGGCTGAAAAACGGATTGCACGGCCCGCTGTTTGACGATATCAGACGAGCCGAGCGCCGATACCTGGTCGTCGGTAGCGGCACCGGCGAGACGGGGGAACGACGGCGAGCGGTGTGTAATCGATTGGACCGGCGTCTGGATGCGATCGCGTTCCGTCTGGAGGACTTCGGGTTCACCGGCGACGAACTCGACCTGTGGGCCCCCGCGTTCGACGTCCTCTCGGGGATGGCCTCACATATCGTCGGCGTCATCGAAGATTACGACGGCGGGCACGTCTGGGAGCTCGGGTTTCTGTATCACCAGCAAACGACCGTCCGCGATCACCTCTGGGTTCTCAAACGGATCTACGACGACGAGACGGTACATCGCGAGCGATACGACAACGGGATGGCCGCCTCCCATTTGACGGCGCTCGAAAACGCCGTGGGCGAGCGCGTCCTCACGTGGCGAGACACCGACGAGCTGTTCGACGCGATCGATTCGCTTCCTTGA